In Leopardus geoffroyi isolate Oge1 chromosome D1, O.geoffroyi_Oge1_pat1.0, whole genome shotgun sequence, a single window of DNA contains:
- the LOC123602694 gene encoding olfactory receptor 1020-like, protein MGFRAHPELQLLLFMVILVIYMITVFGNLGMILLIKGDSHLHTPMCFFFGNLSLVDFCYSSVIAPNMLMNFWVENPVISFSACATQFFFFGSFAGIEGFLLAVMAYDRYVVICKPLLYTVTMSLRLNVLLVLAAYLAGFLKAAIHTGFTFQLSFCHLNVINHFFCDTPPLLKLSCSDTRVNEVVIFAFASLKNFFFSTCLLIILSSYLYILIATLRIHSGASILRHKAFSTCTSRLMVITIFSGTILFTYLCSSSCYPRDQDKVVSVFYTVIIPTLNPLI, encoded by the exons ATGGGATTCAGGGCTCATCCAGAACTACAGCTTCTTCTTTTTATGGTGATTCTAGTCATCTATATGATAACTGTGTTTGGAAATCTTGGCATGATCCTATTAATTAAGGGTGACTCACATCTCCATACCCCAATGTGCTTTTTCTTCGGTAATTTATCCCTTGTTGACTTCTGTTATTCTTCTGTCATTGCCCCTAATATGCTAATGAATTTTTGGGTGGAGAACCCAGTCATTTCATTTAGTGCATGTGCCACACAGTTCTTCTTTTTTGGTTCCTTTGCTGGAATTGAGGGCTTTCTGTTGGctgtgatggcctatgaccgttACGTTGTCATCTGCAAGCCTCTTCTTTACACAGTCACCATGTCCCTGCGTCTTAATGTCCTTCTAGTATTGGCCGCATATCTTGCAGGCTTTCTGAAGGCTGCCATTCACACAGGCTTCACCTTTCAGCTGTCTTTTTGCCACTTGAATGTCATCAACCACTTTTTCTGTGACACTCCACCCCTCCTGAAACTCTCTTGTTCTGATACACGTGTCAATGAAgttgtcatttttgcttttgccagtttaaaaaatttttttttttcaac CTGCCTCCTGATTATTCTCAGTTCTTATCTGTACATCCTCATTGCCACCTTGAGGATCCATTCTGGTGCCTCCATTCTGAGGCACAAGGCTTTCTCCACCTGCACTTCCCGCTTGATGGTGATCACCATTTTCTCTGGCACTATTCTGTTCACGTATCTGTGCTCCAGCTCCTGCTACCCAAGGGACCAAGACAAAGTGGTATCTGTGTTTTATACAGTGATCATTCCCACGTTAAATCCTCTCATCTAG